The following nucleotide sequence is from Calidithermus timidus DSM 17022.
CATGACAGCCCTCGTGCGCGATCTTCTGTGGCAAAAGTGCGTGGAAAAAAAGACCGCGGGCCGGGTCTGCATGATGTACCGCACCAACAACGAGCAGGGTTTCGAGGTTCGAACCCACGGCGACACCACCCGCACCCTTGTAGACTTCGATGGCCTAACCCTGGTGGCTGTGAAGAATGCCGAGTGGGAGCGCATGCACCGAAAGCGAGGCAGGAAACCTAAACCAGGGGCGAATCTTGACAACCAAACTCGGGATTCCGACACTTCCGGGGGGTCGAACAGCTAATTTTGCTGTTATAGTCAAGTGTGTTCCCCGCACGCGCGGGGATGAACCGAAGTGGGCGTCGCTCGTCCCGGCGAAAAAGGCGTGTTCCCCGCACGCGCGGGGATGAACCGGCCCCCACGGTGTACCCGGCCCGCTGGGCGGCGTGTTCCCCGCACGCGCGGGGATGAACCGCTCGAGGCGGGAGCGCTGTTGAGGGGCAGGTAGTGTTCCCCGCACGCGCGGGGATGAACCGGGGCTATCGTTCTTCCCGGCGAGCGAAAGGATGTGTTCCCCGCACGCGCGGGGATGAACCGGCGGTGAGGTTGTCGAGCGGGCCGTAAATCCCGTGTTCCCCGCACGCGCGGGGATGAACCGCCGCGGCCTGGTGGCTCGAGCGCCGTCGCCCCGTGTTCCCCGCACGCGCGGGGATGAACCGGTCTACCCCGGCCACCCGCTCAATCCCCTACTGTGTTCCCCGCACGCGCGGGGATGAACCGTGGCGGCTAGGAGCGAACCCGATGCAGACCCGTGTTCCCCGCACGCGCGGGGATGAACCGTCCGCACTTCCTGAATTTTGTGCCTCAGTCCCGTGTTCCCCGCACGCGCGGGGATGAACCGCACGAACTTCCCCTTGCCCCGCACCTCCAGGCGTGTTCCCCGCACGCGCGGGGATGAACCGATACGGGCAGATGCCGCAAACCAAGCTGCACAGTGTTCCCCGCACGCGCGGGGATGAACCGTTGGAGATCGGACTGGTGCCTGTCAGTCCGAAGTGTTCCCCGCACGCGCGGGGATGAACCCCCGCCCCACAAAAGGCTTGCCTCGAATACCGCGTGTTCCCCGCACGCGCGGGGATGAACCGTGCGACGCCGGTCCCTGCGCTATCTACTGGATGTGTTCCCCGCACGCGCGGGGATGAACCGTGAAACTCAGTTAGACGCCGGTTGCGAGACGGGGGCTTGCCCGGTAAGATTACCCAAGTTGCTACCCACCCCATCTTCTCTGTCAACAGCCGGATGTTGTGCGCCAGGACAAAGGTGAGCACCTTCAAACCCCTCCTGCGTCACCGCATGAATCCGCCGGGAAAAAGCCCGTACCTCACGTCGTGCACGCTCCCAAGGGTCAGCGCTGCCTCATGGACGAAGAAGCCATCATCCACCAACAGGTGCAGCTTGAAGCCGTGGAAGTAGACCCCGGGCGCCCGGATGTTTTCGCAGAGGGGGACGATCCCCTGTCGGGACGTAGGAGAAGAGGGCGAGGTTGTGGGCGAAGGCCAGGGTCTTTTGGTGGTGGCCGCCGAAGTGGAGGGCAGCCAGGATGGCGAGGGTGAGGAGGACACTGGAGGGGGTCTTGGTCTGGGGGTCGTCGTTGTGGCCCAGAAGGGGAAGGAGGTCGTCTATGGTGCAGAAGGCCGCTATGGTCTTGTCCAGCATAGCGGCCTTCCTTTTTGCATCTCACGGCAAAAGATAGGCGGCAACTTGGGTTAAGATGTGAGGGACTGGCATCAAAGGAGGTTTTGTGAGAGTACGACTCTATAAATACGAATGGGGGAAGGATGACGAGCTGGTATATGAGGGGGATATAGAGAATCTACCCCCGGGCCCAGCGGCTGATTATTGGGCCGCGGTAAAAGAACACCACGGCCCAGATGCCGAGGACTACTTGCGCATCAAGGCCCCGCCGCTGGCCCTGGTCTTCAGCGGCTGGGTATTGGAGCCCGCCGACTGACATCCTCTACAACACACCCGGGGATTGACCCTGAGGGTGTTGTAGTAGCTGTTTACTCGGCGGGCCTCTCGGTGTATTCCCCGCATACGCGGGGGTCAACTGCCCTGACCAAACCCTAACGGGTTCTGGTCAGAGCTTGCAGTGAAGGGCGGGGTCTCCGCGCCGCCGTAGTTTGATGGCCAACATACTGGAGAGCGCTGAAAAAGTGCTGGAGTCCTGGGCATCCCAGGGGGACGTCACCCCCAGGGGCGGCCACTGGCTGCTGGTGAGGTGGCCGCTGACCCGACGCTACTCACCAGAGGCTATTACCGAGGCGCTATCGATCGTGACTGGCGGCCTAGGAGGACGCAATGGACGCGACTGATTTCATCAGGCAAATCAGGGGGCCCGCTCTGGAGCTGATCAACATTATGGGGGAGGCTCCCTCACCACAGGCCATCCAGCGAGATCTGGATGAGGGATTGGCTCTATTGGATAAAAATGGGCTCTCTGTATCGCTGGGATTTACCCCGGAGCTGAGCGCTGTGGCGCGCATCGTGAGCCCGGGGGAGATTAGGCTGGGTATATCGGCCCTGTTGACGGGAATTGAGCACCCCGCCCTAGCTACTCTACCGCCCCGCCCGCTGCTGGGGGCGCTAGTCCACTCGGCCACTCATATGCTGCTGCTCAACGATCAGCGGCGGGTGGCGGTGGTGGACGCTTACGCAACTCCTAGGCTGAGTCGGTTGTTACGTGGGTGTTACGCCCAGCACTGGGCGGCGCTCCAGGCGGGTGGCGACTCCATATTGCTGGCCTACCCGATACTGGCGAACCTCCCCTACGCCCTATATCCCGGTGAGATAGGCCCCCTGGCCGCCGAGCTATACGTGAGCGCCCCGTCGGTGCTGGCCGCTCTGGAGGCGGTGCTGGACCTGGACCTGGTCACCCCAGCGCAGGACGTCTGGGGGGGATCCCTCCCACAGGGGGTAGTAGACAATGCCCTAGAGAAGTCGTTGGCCCAGGCGCTCCAGCCGCTGGTTACCGATGCCACCCCGACCCCTAACCCATTCCGGGGTGACACTACCCGGGGGTATAGGCCCTGGGTTGGTCAGGCTCACTGGGGGGGCTTGGAGGCCCGGGGCGGGGATTCCGAGCCCGGTATGCTGGCCTTCTACCGCGGATTGAATCTACCCCGATTGGCCCTGTTCTGGATAGCCTATGGGTCTAGAGCCTGCTAATTAGCCGTTCGTAAAAGCTCCACAGTTTGCGCCGTCATCAGAATAGAGAAAGCCAACCAGTGCCAGCCTCGCAAGGTCTCAGCCAGCCGCTCATAGCCTCGCGCCAGCCTGCAAAACCGGGATGTCCAGGCAAACGAACGTCCCACCACCCAACGCTTCGGCAGCAAGACGAATCCTCGCAGCGATGCCTTGCCGCTTGTGCCGCTTCCTCCCCTTCCACCTGCTCCCCGATCACTTCCTGCACCTGTTGACTCAGTGCTCCCACCCGGGCCCGTTCCTGTTCACTGGCCGCCGTCACTACCAGGGCCAGCAGATGGCCCCGCGTATCCATCGCCAGGTGAACCTTGCTCTCCTTGCGTTGTGCCCGCTCCCCGCTTTGCGGGGTGGACTGTAGGGTGCGAGCATCGTAGATCGCAGCGCTGGGATGGGTTCACAGGGTCATGCGCAGATCATGAACCAGGTCTTCGAAGCCCCCCGGTTCATCCAGCGATAGGCTTGGGCCTGAACGATAGGGGGGGGTGGGAAGTCGTGGGGCAGGTAGTCCCATTGAGCACCGGTTCGGACCAACCAGCGCAGGCAGGTCGTACTTGCGCTGGGGTGCTTCCAGCGGAGCGAGGGTCAAATAGGGCAGCACCAGGGCCCATTCCTCATCACTGACGTCCGATGGATATGCACGGCGGTTCCCTGATTTGGGTAAGGTGGTTTGTAGATTTTAGGACTCCTTGGGATTCTCGCCGGGGCCCGAAGGCCCCAGCGGAGGTAAGGGGGCACCTCATCCCCTAGGCCCACCGGCCTAGGGGTTTTCTCTTCGCCAGCAGAGGTAGTCCCGGAGGGCCTTAGCGGTGGCCTCGAGCTGGGAGGGGATCTTCTCGCCTCGAGCCCTTGCGCAATCGGGGCCGAGCGCCTACACTTGGCTGCAAATGGTACTGCCCCTTAGCGCGAAGGGTTGGTGGTGGCCTGGGTAGCCCTGGGGCGGTAGAGCTTTGTACCCCTAGGGCTTTTCGACCTAGGGGCTTTTTTTGTTGGACGAAGGGAGCAGGCGATGCGCACGATGAAACAGGAAGTAACCGTCCCGGTGAAGAAGACTTTGCTGGCCGACCTCGAGACCCCCGTCACGGCCTATCTCAAACTCTCGGAGAAGACCACCCCGAGCTTCCTCCTGGAGTCGGTGGAAGGGGGCAAGGCTTGGGCCCGCTGGTCCTTCGTGGGCATCGGGGCGCGGCGTACCTTTCGGCTCAAGGACGGGGTGATGACCATTGGCGGCGAAGCGGTCCCGACCTCCGACCCCCTACGCACACTCTACGAGGCCATCCACCGCCCCACCCGCCCCGACCCCGATTTGCCCCTCTTCTGGGGTGGCGCGGTGGGCTACGCGGCCTACGACCTGATCCGCTACTACGAGAAGCTGCCCACGCTCAAACCCGACGTGCTGGGCGTTCCGGATTTGCTCTTCGTCGAGCCCGAGGTGCTGGTGGTCTTCGACCAATTCAAGCAGCAGATGCACCTCGTGGCCCCGGCGGAGGAAGGCAACGCGGCCTCGAGGGCTCAGGCGCTCGAGCGCATCGCCTGGGCCGAGAAGAAACTGGATGGTCCCCTGCCCGGCGTGCCCGGCGAGCGGGCCGGGCGGCGGCTGGAGTTCAGCCACAACGTCACGCAGGCCGAGTACGAGGCCATAGTGCAGCGGGCGCTGGAGTACATCCGCGCGGGCGACATCTTCCAGGTGGTGCCCAGCCTGAGGATGTCGGCCCCCCTGAACGTGCACCCCTTCGCCATCTACCGGGCGCTGCGCTCGGTCAACCCCAGCCCCTACATGGGTTTTCTGGACTTGGGCGAGGTCACGCTGGTCTCGTGTAGCCCCGAGAGCTTGCTGCGCTCCGACGGGCGGAGGGTGGTCACCCGCCCCATCGCCGGAACCCGCCGCCGCGGGCAGGACGCCGCCGAGGACCAGGCCCTGGCCAGCGAACTGCTCTCCGACGAGAAGGAGCGGGCCGAGCACGTCATGCTGGTGGACCTCTCCCGCAACGACCTGGGCCGGGTGTGCCGCTACGGTACGGTGCGCCCAAGCCAGCTCATGAGCGTGGAGAACTACTCGCACGTCATGCACATCGTCTCGACCGTCGAGGGCGAGCTGCGCGAGGACAAGAACCCCCTCGACGCCTTGGCCTCGGTGCTGCCGATGGGCACGGTCTCGGGGGCCCCCAAGATCCGGGCCATGGAGATCATCGAGGAGCTCGAGCCCTCCCGCCGCGGCGCCTACGGCGGCAGCTTCGGCTACGTGGCCTACGACGGGCACATGGACCAGGCCCTCACGCTCAGGACCATCGTGGTGGCCGCCGGGCAAATCCACATCCAGGCCGGGGCGGGGGTGGTCTACGACTCCAACCCCACCAACGAGTACCAGGAGTGTTTGAACAAAGCCCAAGCCATGGTCAAAGCCGTGCGATTGGCCGAGGAAGGGCTGTGAGGCGGGAGGGCGCGTCATGAAGCGGATCCTGATGATCGACAACTACGACTCCTTCACCTACAACCTGGCGCAGTACCTGGGCGAGCTGGGCGCCCTGCTGACGGTGTGGCGCAACGACCGCTTCGCCCTCGAGGACGTCGCCGCCTTCGACCCCGACGGGATCGTGGTCTCTCCCGGCCCCTGCACCCCAAAAGAAGCGGGGCTCTCGGTGCCGCTGATCCGGCGCTACGCCCCCGAGTACCCCATCCTGGGCGTGTGCCTGGGCCACCAGAGCATCGGGGAGGCCTTCGGGGCCAGGGTGGTGCGGCACAGGCTCATCGTGCACGGCAAGACCAGCCCCATCCAGCATGACGGCAGCGGGATCTTCGCCGGGCTGCCCACGCCCTTTACCGCCACCCGCTACCACTCGCTGGTGGTGGAGGACCTGCCCGAAGCGCTGCGGGTGACGGCCTGGGTGGACGAGCCGGTAGGCCGCACGGTGATGGGCCTGCAACACCGCGACTACCCCACCTACGGGGTGCAGTTCCACCCCGAGTCGGTCCTGACCGAAGGCGGCAAGCAGATGCTGGCGAACTTCCTGCAGATATGCCGGTAGCCAACGCGATCGGCAAGGGTTATAAGCTATCAGCAATGATCTGCGTCATCGTCCCCCTTCACCCCACCCAGGACCGGCGTGAGCTGCTCGAGGCCAAGCTGCGCGCCCTCGAGGGGCAGGGTGAGCTCGAGGTAATTCTGGTGAGCGACGCGCCGCATCCCTACGCCTTCCTCGACGAGTACCGACCGCCCTACCCGCTGCGCATCCTCCACGACCCCCAGGCCAAAAGTGCGGGGCGCAAGCGCAACCGGGGGGCTGCCGCCGCGCAGGGGGAGCACCTGATCTTCTCCGACGACGACGTGGTGCCCGAGCCGGGCTGGCTCGAGGCCTTCCGCCAAGCCTTCGCCCGCGAGCAGGCCGTGTATCTGGGCGGCTTTCGCTTCAGGGAAGGGCACGCCTGGAAGCCCGCCCTGCGCTTGGGGCGGGTGGGCTTCAACAACGTCAACGGGGTCGCGCTGGGGATGCCGCGCGCCCTCTTCGAACGGGTCGGGGGCTTCGCCGAGTGGCTCGAGGGCTACGGCGGGGAGGACCTCGAGTTCGGCTACCGGGTGGTAAAGGCCGGGATTCCCCTGCGTTACCTGCCCCAGGCCCAGGCCAAGCACCTGGGGCCCACCCCCACCCGCGACCTGCTCAAAGCCCGTCAGGCCGGGGCCCAGGCCGCCCGCATCGCCCGCTACCACAAAGACCCCAAGCTGGCGCTCGAGCTGGGCGTACACCCGGCCCAACTGGTGCTCAAGATGACCACCCTGCCCTGGATGAAAGGGCTGCTGGGCTACACCGGCGACTACGAGCTGGCCTATGCCTGGGGAGCCTGGGAAACCCGCTACGACCAGAGGCCGGGAGAAGGGAGGCGAGCGTAGTGAGGAAAGAAGCAAGTACACCGCAAGCCTTTGGAGTGCTGACGCTATGGACGTACTGAAAAAAGCCCTCTCCGGCGAACAGCTATCGCAAGAAGAAGCCCGCGCCCTGATGGGCCGCATCATGGCCGGCGAGCTGACCCCGGCGCAGATGGCTGGGGTGCTGGTGGCCCTGCGGGTGCGGGGGGAGACGCTCGAGGAGATCACCGGCTTCGCCGAGGGCATGCGCGAGGCGGCGGTGACGATCCGGGTCTCGCGCAGGCCACTGGTGGACATCGTTGGCACCGGGGGCATCGCCCCGGAGGCCTTCAACATCTCCACCACCTCCTGCTTCGTGGTGGCGGCTGGGGGGGTGGCGGTAGCCAAGCACGGCAACCGCCTGGCCTCCTCGCGCTCGGGATCCTTCGACTTGCTCGAGGCTCTAGGCATCCGGCTCGACACCTCGGTGGAGCGGGTGGCCGAGGGTATCGAAGCGTTGGGCATCGGCTTCCTCTTCGCTCGCAACCACCACCCCGCCATGCGCCACGTGGCCCCGGTACGGGCCGAGCTGGGCGTGCGCACGGTGTTCAACATCCTGGGGCCCCTCACCAACCCCGCCTACGCCAGCCACTACGTGCTGGGGGTGTACACCCCGACCTTGCTCGAGACCTTCGCCAACGCCGTGCGCAAGCTGGGCGCCGAGGCTGCGCTGGTGGTCCACGGCGACGGCCTCGACGACTTCGGGCTGTGGAACAACCAACTCGCCGAGCTCCACAACGGCTCGATCCGCCGCTACACCCTCACCCCCGGCGAAGTCGGCCTTCCCGCCGCCACCTACGAGCAACTCACCGGGGGCACCCCGCAGGAAAACGCCGTGATCGCCCGGGCCATCCTCTCGGGGCAGGAGCGTGGCCCCCGCCGCGACGCCGTGGCCCTCACCGCCGGAGCCGCCTTCTACATCAGCGGCAAGGCCCCCGGTATCGCCCAGGGCGTAGCCCTGGCCCAGGAAGTGCTCGACAGCGGGGCGGGGCTGGAGCTGCTCGAGCGCCTGGTGCGCTTCACGCAGGGCTGAAGGCGTCGGCGGGTCGAAAGCGCATTGCGTAGCGCGTAGGATGTACGACCGACGTCAAAAGATCTGCGTCAGCCCCAGGCTCGGGGTGGGGGTGCCGCGCTCCTGGTCGATCTTCATGGCCTGCACCTTGAAGTGCTGGCGGCTGGTGGCGTTGACCATGCCGGTCTCGTAGTCGATGAGCCCGTCGCGGTAGAGGTCGGCGAGGTGGTCGTCGAAGGTTTGCATGCCGTCGAGGCGCGACTCGCGGATGGCTTCGTAGATCTGGGGCGTGCGCTCGGGGTCTTTGATCATGTCGCGAATGCGCAGGGTGCCCTTGAGGATCTCCATCGCCGCGACCCGGCCCCCACCCAGGCGAGGCAGTAGCTTCTGTGAGATGATGCCCACCAGGCTCTCGGCGAAGAGAATGCGGGCCACATCGCGCTCGTGGGGGGGGAAGAGGTCGAGCAGGCGGTTGATGGTGCGCACGGAGTCCTGGGTGTGCATGGTGGAGAAGACCAGGTGGCCGGTTTGGGCGGCCTCGAGCGCCGCCGCCGCCGTCTCGTGGTCGCGGATCTCCCCGATCATGATGGTGTCGGGGTCCTGGCGCATGGCGGCTACCAGGGCCTCGTGGAAGCCTAAGGTGTCGCTGCCCAGTTCGCGTTGCACGATGATGGAGCGCTTGGGCTTGAAGAGGTACTCGATGGGGTCCTCGATGGTCACGATCATCTCGGCGTGGCGGGTGTTGATCTCCTCGAGGATGCGCGCCAGCGTGGTGGACTTGCCCGAGCCGGTGGGCCCAGTGACGAGCACCAGCCCCTTCTCCTGGTTGGAGAAGAAGTCCAGGTTTTCCTGGGAGAGCGCGCACACCTTGAGCTTCTCCTCGTCGGAGTTGATCACGCGCATCACCACGCTGACCGAGCCCCGCTGCTTGAAGAGGTTGACGCGGAAGCGGGCCACGCCGGGCAGGCTGTAGGCCAGGTCAACCTGGTGGCGCTCCT
It contains:
- a CDS encoding type IV pilus twitching motility protein PilT, producing the protein MTFQEMLTTIVAQGASDLHLHVGLPPMVRIHGRLTPLGQTKLPPQYTASLVDVLCTPHHKQRFEERHQVDLAYSLPGVARFRVNLFKQRGSVSVVMRVINSDEEKLKVCALSQENLDFFSNQEKGLVLVTGPTGSGKSTTLARILEEINTRHAEMIVTIEDPIEYLFKPKRSIIVQRELGSDTLGFHEALVAAMRQDPDTIMIGEIRDHETAAAALEAAQTGHLVFSTMHTQDSVRTINRLLDLFPPHERDVARILFAESLVGIISQKLLPRLGGGRVAAMEILKGTLRIRDMIKDPERTPQIYEAIRESRLDGMQTFDDHLADLYRDGLIDYETGMVNATSRQHFKVQAMKIDQERGTPTPSLGLTQIF
- a CDS encoding glycosyltransferase family 2 protein, translated to MICVIVPLHPTQDRRELLEAKLRALEGQGELEVILVSDAPHPYAFLDEYRPPYPLRILHDPQAKSAGRKRNRGAAAAQGEHLIFSDDDVVPEPGWLEAFRQAFAREQAVYLGGFRFREGHAWKPALRLGRVGFNNVNGVALGMPRALFERVGGFAEWLEGYGGEDLEFGYRVVKAGIPLRYLPQAQAKHLGPTPTRDLLKARQAGAQAARIARYHKDPKLALELGVHPAQLVLKMTTLPWMKGLLGYTGDYELAYAWGAWETRYDQRPGEGRRA
- the trpD gene encoding anthranilate phosphoribosyltransferase produces the protein MDVLKKALSGEQLSQEEARALMGRIMAGELTPAQMAGVLVALRVRGETLEEITGFAEGMREAAVTIRVSRRPLVDIVGTGGIAPEAFNISTTSCFVVAAGGVAVAKHGNRLASSRSGSFDLLEALGIRLDTSVERVAEGIEALGIGFLFARNHHPAMRHVAPVRAELGVRTVFNILGPLTNPAYASHYVLGVYTPTLLETFANAVRKLGAEAALVVHGDGLDDFGLWNNQLAELHNGSIRRYTLTPGEVGLPAATYEQLTGGTPQENAVIARAILSGQERGPRRDAVALTAGAAFYISGKAPGIAQGVALAQEVLDSGAGLELLERLVRFTQG
- a CDS encoding anthranilate synthase component II; translation: MKRILMIDNYDSFTYNLAQYLGELGALLTVWRNDRFALEDVAAFDPDGIVVSPGPCTPKEAGLSVPLIRRYAPEYPILGVCLGHQSIGEAFGARVVRHRLIVHGKTSPIQHDGSGIFAGLPTPFTATRYHSLVVEDLPEALRVTAWVDEPVGRTVMGLQHRDYPTYGVQFHPESVLTEGGKQMLANFLQICR
- the cas2e gene encoding type I-E CRISPR-associated endoribonuclease Cas2e, translating into MVVIVLENVPKRLRGELSRWMLEVSTGVFVGSMTALVRDLLWQKCVEKKTAGRVCMMYRTNNEQGFEVRTHGDTTRTLVDFDGLTLVAVKNAEWERMHRKRGRKPKPGANLDNQTRDSDTSGGSNS
- the trpE gene encoding anthranilate synthase component I, which codes for MRTMKQEVTVPVKKTLLADLETPVTAYLKLSEKTTPSFLLESVEGGKAWARWSFVGIGARRTFRLKDGVMTIGGEAVPTSDPLRTLYEAIHRPTRPDPDLPLFWGGAVGYAAYDLIRYYEKLPTLKPDVLGVPDLLFVEPEVLVVFDQFKQQMHLVAPAEEGNAASRAQALERIAWAEKKLDGPLPGVPGERAGRRLEFSHNVTQAEYEAIVQRALEYIRAGDIFQVVPSLRMSAPLNVHPFAIYRALRSVNPSPYMGFLDLGEVTLVSCSPESLLRSDGRRVVTRPIAGTRRRGQDAAEDQALASELLSDEKERAEHVMLVDLSRNDLGRVCRYGTVRPSQLMSVENYSHVMHIVSTVEGELREDKNPLDALASVLPMGTVSGAPKIRAMEIIEELEPSRRGAYGGSFGYVAYDGHMDQALTLRTIVVAAGQIHIQAGAGVVYDSNPTNEYQECLNKAQAMVKAVRLAEEGL